In Streptomyces qaidamensis, one DNA window encodes the following:
- a CDS encoding MFS transporter: protein MTLMLEAAEMTRTPRRSAPPTWLVVTLTCAGQFLVVLDVSVVNVALPSMRTGLGLSEQGLQWVVNAYAIAFAGFMLLGGRAGDLYGRKRMFLVGLGLFTLASAAGGLAQDDWQLLVARAVQGLGAAVLAPSTLTILTASVPEGAARARAIGTWTAVGAGGGAAGGLVGGLLVETLSWRWVLLINVPVGAVVLCAAAWFLTEGRAGDGRRLDLPGALLVTAGLATLAYGISQTEAAGWTAPATLVPLLAGPALLGAFLAVEARTASPLMPLGLLRIRSVSSANVSMFLCGSAMFCMWFFMTLYAQNVLGYTPLEAGLALVPSSVAVILGSKIAPRLMRPVGPRNVAVLGTLVAVAGFAWQSTMTPDGSYATVILVPGVLMMLGAGLAATPLASLATSGAAPGEAGLVSGLVNTSRTMGGSLGLAVLSTLAAAESAGSATPRALTEGYALAFRVGTVVLTAGVALMWVWLPRTAREREAAA, encoded by the coding sequence ATGACACTCATGCTCGAAGCCGCCGAAATGACCCGTACGCCCCGCCGCAGCGCGCCTCCCACCTGGCTGGTGGTGACGCTGACCTGCGCCGGGCAGTTCCTCGTCGTACTGGACGTGTCGGTCGTCAACGTGGCCCTGCCGTCCATGCGGACCGGGCTCGGGCTCAGCGAGCAGGGCCTGCAGTGGGTCGTGAACGCCTACGCCATCGCCTTCGCCGGGTTCATGCTGCTCGGCGGCCGGGCCGGAGACCTCTACGGCCGCAAGCGGATGTTCCTCGTCGGGCTCGGCCTGTTCACCCTGGCCTCGGCGGCCGGCGGCCTGGCGCAGGACGACTGGCAGCTGCTGGTGGCGCGGGCCGTCCAGGGGCTGGGCGCGGCAGTGCTGGCGCCTTCGACGCTGACGATCCTCACCGCTTCCGTGCCCGAAGGGGCGGCCCGGGCCCGGGCCATCGGGACCTGGACCGCGGTCGGGGCCGGCGGCGGCGCGGCGGGCGGCCTGGTCGGCGGGCTGCTGGTGGAGACGCTCTCCTGGCGCTGGGTGCTGCTGATCAACGTGCCCGTCGGGGCCGTGGTGCTGTGCGCCGCCGCCTGGTTCCTCACCGAGGGCCGGGCCGGGGACGGCCGGCGCCTCGACCTGCCCGGCGCGCTGCTCGTCACGGCCGGCCTGGCCACGCTGGCCTACGGCATCTCCCAGACGGAGGCGGCGGGCTGGACGGCGCCGGCCACCCTGGTGCCGCTGCTCGCCGGGCCGGCCCTGCTCGGGGCGTTCCTCGCGGTCGAGGCCCGCACGGCGAGTCCGCTGATGCCGCTCGGCCTCCTGCGCATCCGCTCGGTCTCCTCGGCGAACGTCTCGATGTTCCTGTGCGGTTCGGCGATGTTCTGCATGTGGTTCTTCATGACCCTCTACGCGCAGAACGTCCTCGGCTACACCCCGCTGGAGGCCGGCCTCGCCCTGGTCCCGAGCTCCGTCGCCGTCATCCTCGGCTCCAAGATCGCGCCCCGCCTGATGCGGCCGGTCGGCCCGCGCAACGTCGCCGTGCTCGGAACCCTGGTCGCCGTGGCCGGGTTCGCCTGGCAGTCCACGATGACGCCCGACGGTTCCTACGCCACGGTGATCCTCGTCCCCGGCGTCCTCATGATGCTCGGCGCGGGCCTGGCCGCGACCCCGCTCGCCTCCCTGGCCACGTCCGGTGCCGCCCCCGGGGAGGCGGGCCTGGTCTCCGGTCTCGTCAACACGTCCCGCACGATGGGCGGTTCCCTGGGCCTGGCGGTCCTGTCCACGCTGGCGGCGGCCGAGTCGGCGGGCAGCGCGACTCCGCGGGCCCTGACGGAGGGCTACGCACTGGCGTTCCGGGTGGGGACCGTGGTGCTGACGGCCGGGGTCGCGCTGATGTGGGTGTGGCTGCCGCGGACGGCGCGGGAGCGGGAGGCCGCCGCCTGA
- a CDS encoding MFS transporter — translation MTQTTTDRPAGRASGAVVPVLAFAGIVVAVMQTLLVPVIKDLPQLLDTSPSNATWVLTSTLLSGAVATPIMGRLGDLYGKRRMLILSLAVMVVGALVSALTSDLLLMITGRTLQGFAMGAIPLGIGLMRDMLPREKLGSAMALMSSSIGVGGGLALPAAALVAQHSDWHALYYGAAGLGLLAIALTLLVVPESPVRAEGTFDLPGALGLSAGLVLFLLPITKGSDWGWASGTTLGLFAASAVVLLLWGVMELRLKAPLVDLRTTARPAVLFTNLASIMVGVSFYVVSLVLPQLLQLPKSTGYGLGQSMVVAGLLVAPLGLTMMFTAPVYARLSAKYGPKVTLILGLLIIAIGYGAGLGLMSAAWQSLVISVLLGAGIGLAYSSLPALIVGAVPASETGAANGLNTLMRSIGTSVSSAVIGMVLANTANNVGGVEIPTMHGFRVSFLIATGAVAVGLLLALFLPGRRPSEKPQLRASSEEDAALERAERVLRGFRGRVLAADGAPVARARVTLIDRRGRQAGATLSAEDGSYALAVPAQGSYVVAARATGHGPLASSATHAGDERPVDLDLSLPGETVSA, via the coding sequence ATGACGCAGACGACGACAGACCGCCCGGCCGGCAGAGCGAGCGGGGCCGTGGTCCCGGTGCTCGCCTTCGCGGGCATCGTTGTCGCGGTGATGCAGACCCTGCTCGTTCCGGTGATCAAGGATCTGCCGCAACTGCTGGACACCTCCCCCAGCAACGCCACCTGGGTCCTCACCTCGACCCTCCTCTCGGGCGCGGTCGCCACCCCCATCATGGGCCGCCTCGGCGACCTCTACGGCAAGCGCCGCATGCTGATCCTCAGCCTGGCCGTGATGGTCGTCGGCGCCCTGGTCAGCGCGCTCACCAGCGATCTGCTGCTCATGATCACCGGCCGTACGCTCCAGGGCTTCGCGATGGGCGCCATCCCGCTCGGCATCGGCCTGATGCGCGACATGCTGCCCCGCGAGAAGCTCGGCTCGGCGATGGCGCTGATGAGCTCCTCCATAGGCGTCGGCGGCGGCCTCGCCCTGCCCGCCGCCGCCCTGGTCGCCCAGCACAGCGACTGGCACGCCCTCTACTACGGTGCCGCCGGCCTCGGCCTGCTCGCGATCGCCCTCACCCTCCTCGTCGTACCGGAGTCCCCGGTGCGCGCCGAGGGCACCTTCGACCTGCCGGGAGCGCTCGGCCTGTCCGCCGGGCTCGTGCTGTTCCTGCTGCCGATCACCAAGGGCAGCGACTGGGGCTGGGCCTCCGGCACCACGCTCGGCCTGTTCGCCGCCTCGGCGGTGGTGCTCCTGCTGTGGGGCGTGATGGAGCTGCGCCTGAAGGCCCCGCTGGTCGACCTGCGCACCACGGCCCGTCCCGCCGTCCTCTTCACCAACCTCGCCTCGATCATGGTCGGCGTCTCCTTCTACGTCGTCTCCCTGGTCCTGCCCCAGCTGCTCCAGCTCCCGAAGTCCACCGGCTACGGCCTCGGCCAGTCGATGGTCGTCGCGGGTCTGCTCGTCGCGCCGCTCGGCCTGACGATGATGTTCACGGCGCCCGTCTACGCGCGGCTGTCCGCGAAGTACGGTCCCAAGGTCACCCTGATCCTCGGCCTGCTGATCATCGCGATCGGCTACGGCGCCGGTCTCGGGCTGATGAGCGCCGCCTGGCAGAGCCTGGTCATCTCCGTTCTGCTGGGCGCGGGCATCGGTCTCGCCTACTCCTCGCTGCCCGCGCTGATCGTGGGCGCGGTCCCGGCGTCGGAGACGGGTGCGGCCAACGGCCTCAACACGCTGATGCGCTCCATCGGTACGTCGGTGTCGAGCGCCGTGATCGGCATGGTGCTGGCGAACACCGCGAACAACGTCGGCGGCGTCGAGATCCCGACCATGCACGGCTTCCGGGTGTCCTTCCTGATCGCGACGGGTGCGGTGGCCGTGGGCCTGCTCCTGGCGCTGTTCCTGCCGGGCCGACGGCCGTCGGAGAAGCCGCAGTTGCGTGCGAGCAGCGAGGAGGACGCGGCGCTGGAGCGCGCCGAGCGGGTCCTGCGCGGTTTCCGCGGCCGGGTGCTGGCCGCCGACGGTGCTCCGGTCGCCCGCGCCAGGGTCACGCTGATCGACCGCCGCGGCCGCCAGGCCGGGGCGACGCTCTCCGCCGAGGACGGCAGCTACGCGCTCGCCGTCCCCGCGCAGGGCTCCTACGTCGTTGCCGCCCGGGCCACGGGGCACGGCCCGCTCGCCTCGTCCGCGACCCATGCGGGCGACGAGCGCCCGGTCGACCTGGACCTGTCGCTGCCGGGCGAGACGGTCTCCGCCTGA
- a CDS encoding class I SAM-dependent methyltransferase, giving the protein MPAAPKPEILAAFEAAKGFMPVGEGLALYAAAVEAGRLGLPLLEVGTYCGRSTILLADAAREAGVSALTVDHHRGSEEQQPGWEYHDPETVDPEVGLMDTLPTFRRTLHRAGLEEHVVALVGRSPRIAAFWRTPLGFVFIDGGHTDEHAGADYEGWAPHVAEGGLLLIHDVFPDPQDEFTGQAPYRIYLRALASGAFTEVSATDSLRVLRRTGPGI; this is encoded by the coding sequence ATGCCCGCGGCGCCGAAGCCCGAGATCCTGGCCGCGTTCGAGGCGGCGAAGGGGTTCATGCCCGTCGGCGAGGGGCTGGCACTGTACGCGGCGGCCGTGGAGGCCGGGCGGCTCGGGCTGCCGCTGCTGGAGGTCGGCACCTACTGCGGCCGGTCCACGATCCTGCTCGCCGACGCGGCCCGCGAAGCCGGGGTCAGCGCGCTCACCGTCGACCACCACCGCGGCAGCGAGGAGCAGCAGCCCGGCTGGGAGTACCACGACCCGGAGACCGTCGACCCGGAGGTCGGGCTGATGGACACGCTGCCCACGTTCCGCCGCACGCTGCACCGGGCGGGTCTGGAGGAGCACGTGGTGGCGCTGGTCGGGCGTTCCCCGCGGATCGCCGCATTCTGGCGGACGCCGCTGGGCTTCGTCTTCATCGACGGCGGCCACACCGACGAGCACGCAGGCGCCGACTACGAGGGCTGGGCCCCGCACGTCGCCGAGGGCGGCCTGCTGCTCATCCACGACGTCTTCCCCGACCCGCAGGACGAGTTCACCGGCCAGGCCCCGTACCGGATCTACCTCCGGGCGCTCGCCTCCGGCGCCTTCACGGAGGTCTCGGCGACGGACTCGCTGCGGGTCCTGCGCCGCACCGGCCCGGGCATCTGA
- a CDS encoding N-acetylmuramoyl-L-alanine amidase, whose amino-acid sequence MSYAGPDFEPPQNRRPRRGPLTVALAALVPGALLGWLVYETVGGSGDDGGSGQATVRSSPPAASSAPADDAKEPDASPKPKPPDTPSASAPAASGPLKGKVVVIDPGHNPGNFQHASEINRTVDIGTNSKECDTTGTSTNDGYTEAKFTLDVAHRMRALLEEQGATVKLTQDADRPYGPCVDERARIGNQAKADAVVSVHADGSGAGNRGFHVILPGSVKAGAADTRAIVGPSRDLGEHVVGRFVAVTGSAPSNYVGDGSGLVTRKDLGGLNLSTVPKVFIECGNMRDSKDAALLTSGAWRQKAAQGISEGIVSFLRG is encoded by the coding sequence GTGTCGTACGCAGGCCCGGACTTCGAACCTCCCCAGAACCGCCGCCCCCGCCGCGGCCCCCTCACCGTCGCGCTCGCCGCGCTGGTGCCGGGTGCGCTGCTCGGCTGGCTGGTGTACGAGACGGTGGGCGGTTCGGGGGACGACGGGGGCTCGGGGCAGGCGACCGTACGGTCCTCCCCGCCCGCCGCGTCGAGCGCGCCCGCCGACGACGCCAAGGAGCCGGACGCCTCCCCGAAGCCGAAGCCCCCGGACACGCCCTCGGCCTCCGCGCCCGCCGCCTCCGGCCCGCTCAAGGGCAAGGTCGTCGTCATCGACCCGGGGCACAACCCGGGCAACTTCCAGCACGCTTCCGAGATCAACCGCACGGTGGACATCGGGACGAACTCGAAGGAGTGCGACACCACGGGCACGTCCACCAACGACGGTTACACCGAGGCGAAGTTCACGCTGGACGTGGCGCACCGGATGCGCGCGCTGCTGGAGGAGCAGGGCGCCACGGTGAAGCTGACCCAGGACGCCGACCGGCCTTACGGGCCCTGCGTGGACGAGCGGGCCCGGATCGGCAACCAGGCGAAGGCCGATGCCGTGGTGTCGGTCCACGCGGACGGCTCGGGTGCCGGCAACCGCGGCTTCCACGTGATCCTGCCCGGTTCGGTCAAGGCGGGCGCCGCGGACACCAGGGCGATCGTCGGCCCCTCCCGCGACCTCGGCGAACACGTCGTCGGCCGCTTCGTCGCGGTCACCGGCAGCGCGCCCTCCAACTACGTCGGCGACGGCAGCGGTCTCGTCACGCGTAAGGACCTGGGCGGTCTCAATCTGTCAACGGTTCCCAAGGTGTTCATCGAGTGCGGCAACATGCGCGATAGCAAGGACGCGGCGTTGCTCACCAGCGGCGCGTGGCGACAGAAGGCGGCGCAAGGGATCTCCGAGGGAATCGTGAGTTTTCTGCGCGGGTAG
- a CDS encoding LLM class F420-dependent oxidoreductase: protein MRLGLALGYWGRGPSPGHVPLAQAAERLGYDSVWTAESWGSDAFTPLTWIAAHTSRIRLGTAVAQMAARSPTTTAMHALTLDHLSGGRMMLGLGLSGPQVVEGWYGRPFPASPLTATREYVDVLRQVLRREAPVELAGRFHPHPYRGPDATGLGKPLKPITHPLRPDLPVLLGAEGPKNVAQTTRIADGWLPLYWSPTRPEVYGPALADLPEGFLVAPMAQVRVCDDVAEGLLPVKTMLGFYIGGMGHAARNFHADLMARMGYEEQARRIQRLFLEGRRQEAVLAVPDAFADEISLVGPRERIAERLESWRKGPVTDLLALAPDPHTLRVLAELNSR from the coding sequence ATGCGGCTCGGTCTCGCGCTCGGCTACTGGGGCCGCGGCCCCTCCCCCGGCCATGTGCCCCTGGCGCAGGCGGCCGAGCGGCTCGGATACGACTCCGTGTGGACGGCGGAGTCCTGGGGCTCGGACGCGTTCACACCGCTCACCTGGATCGCGGCCCACACCTCCCGGATCCGGCTCGGTACGGCGGTCGCGCAGATGGCGGCCCGGTCACCCACCACGACCGCGATGCACGCCCTCACCCTGGACCACCTCTCCGGCGGCCGCATGATGCTGGGCCTCGGCCTCTCCGGCCCGCAGGTCGTCGAGGGCTGGTACGGCCGCCCGTTCCCCGCCTCGCCGCTCACCGCCACCCGCGAGTACGTCGACGTCCTGCGGCAGGTGCTGCGCCGCGAGGCCCCCGTCGAACTGGCGGGCCGCTTCCACCCCCACCCCTACCGGGGTCCGGACGCCACGGGCCTCGGCAAACCCCTCAAGCCGATCACGCACCCGCTCCGCCCGGACCTGCCGGTCCTGCTGGGCGCGGAGGGCCCGAAGAACGTCGCCCAGACGACCCGGATCGCCGACGGCTGGCTGCCGCTGTACTGGTCGCCGACCCGGCCGGAGGTCTACGGCCCGGCCCTGGCCGACCTGCCGGAGGGGTTCCTCGTCGCCCCCATGGCCCAGGTCCGGGTCTGCGACGACGTCGCCGAGGGCCTGCTGCCCGTCAAGACCATGCTCGGCTTCTACATCGGCGGCATGGGGCACGCGGCACGCAACTTCCACGCCGACCTGATGGCCCGCATGGGCTACGAGGAGCAAGCCCGCCGGATCCAGCGGCTGTTCCTCGAAGGCCGCAGGCAGGAGGCCGTGCTGGCGGTCCCCGACGCCTTCGCCGACGAGATCTCCCTGGTCGGTCCGCGTGAACGCATCGCCGAGCGGCTGGAGTCGTGGCGCAAGGGGCCGGTGACGGACCTCCTGGCCCTCGCGCCCGACCCGCACACCCTGCGGGTGCTCGCCGAGCTCAACTCCCGGTGA
- a CDS encoding vWA domain-containing protein, which yields MRRGAGLLALCLVLVTSLVTACSGGDGDDPVRLRVLAGPDLAVLAPLLDELRDETGVDLRMEHRADAETRAPDRGRYDLAWLSSDSYLRLTDRNATRGLQRTATMTSPVVIGLKPEVARQLRARVPGARLTWADIADAAATGRVRFGMADPRHAGSGLAALVGVATAAAGTGAALRPEDVSCDRLRGFRSGQTLTADTGPALVDSYADHQGEADALITYESDLLALNASGRLDDRLEVVRPEDGMVLADFPLLLLNPAHRTAYDKVTQWLRRDSVQRQIMRHTLRRPVNTTVTRDARLREAVGNALFYPDRPAVVETLLADYGDPDRRTAGQVVFLLDFSGSMRGARMAALREAFAGLSGADSSASGKFTRFHRGERLTVVRFGGRVRGEKTVTVTGPKDLTALADAVARGGYGDATAVWSALDHGYRTAARELAADPDRSVSLVLMTDGENNAGLPYAEFVRRHQALPAAVRTAVPTYPVHFGEADAGELRRAAARTGGRMVEAAGSSLSEAFKEIRGCH from the coding sequence GTGAGGCGCGGCGCGGGCCTGCTGGCGCTCTGCCTCGTACTCGTCACCTCCCTCGTCACCGCCTGCTCGGGCGGCGACGGCGACGACCCGGTCCGGCTGCGCGTGCTGGCCGGCCCCGACCTCGCCGTACTGGCCCCGCTGCTCGACGAGTTGCGGGACGAGACCGGTGTCGACCTGCGCATGGAGCACCGCGCCGACGCCGAGACGAGGGCCCCGGACCGCGGCCGGTACGACCTCGCGTGGCTGTCCTCCGACAGCTATCTGCGCCTCACCGACAGGAACGCGACCAGAGGGCTGCAGCGCACGGCCACCATGACGTCCCCCGTCGTCATCGGCCTGAAGCCCGAGGTGGCGCGGCAGTTGCGCGCCCGGGTGCCCGGCGCCCGGCTCACCTGGGCCGACATCGCCGACGCCGCCGCCACCGGCAGGGTCCGCTTCGGCATGGCCGACCCCCGGCACGCCGGCAGCGGGCTCGCCGCCCTCGTCGGCGTCGCCACCGCCGCGGCCGGCACCGGGGCCGCCCTGCGCCCCGAGGACGTCTCCTGCGACCGGCTGCGCGGCTTCCGCTCCGGCCAGACCCTCACGGCCGACACCGGACCCGCCCTCGTCGACTCCTACGCCGACCACCAGGGCGAGGCCGACGCCCTCATCACCTACGAGTCCGACCTGCTCGCCCTGAACGCCTCCGGCCGCCTCGACGACCGTCTGGAGGTCGTCCGCCCCGAGGACGGCATGGTCCTGGCGGACTTCCCGCTGCTCCTGCTGAACCCGGCCCACCGCACCGCGTACGACAAGGTCACGCAGTGGCTGCGCCGCGACTCGGTGCAGCGGCAGATCATGCGGCACACTCTGCGCCGCCCCGTGAACACGACCGTCACGCGGGACGCGCGGCTGCGCGAGGCGGTCGGCAACGCGCTCTTCTACCCCGACCGGCCCGCCGTCGTCGAAACCCTGCTGGCGGACTACGGCGATCCCGACCGCCGCACCGCCGGCCAGGTGGTCTTCCTGCTCGACTTCTCCGGCTCGATGCGCGGCGCCCGGATGGCCGCCCTGCGCGAGGCCTTCGCCGGGCTCAGCGGGGCGGACTCCTCCGCCTCCGGCAAGTTCACCCGATTCCACCGGGGCGAGCGGCTGACCGTCGTCCGCTTCGGCGGCCGGGTGCGGGGGGAGAAGACCGTCACCGTCACCGGCCCGAAGGACCTGACGGCCCTCGCCGACGCCGTCGCCCGGGGCGGCTATGGTGACGCCACCGCCGTGTGGTCCGCCCTCGACCACGGCTACCGCACCGCCGCCCGCGAGCTGGCCGCCGACCCCGACCGCTCCGTCTCACTCGTCCTGATGACCGACGGCGAGAACAACGCGGGCCTGCCCTACGCGGAGTTCGTACGCCGTCACCAGGCGCTGCCCGCCGCCGTGCGCACCGCCGTCCCCACCTACCCCGTCCACTTCGGCGAGGCCGACGCCGGCGAGCTGCGGCGTGCGGCGGCGCGAACGGGCGGACGGATGGTAGAGGCCGCCGGCTCGTCCCTTTCCGAGGCTTTCAAGGAGATCCGTGGCTGTCACTGA
- a CDS encoding prenyltransferase produces the protein MTTPRTEHLVLPGVLTAGQAAATVAGILAVQREDGAIPWFRGHHLDPWDHVEAAMALDTAGEHQAAERAYLWLARHQNEDGSWYAAYTDGDPDAVTDRGRETNFVAYIAVGVWHHYLSTGDDAFLDRMWPAVYAAVEFVLGLQQPGGQIGWRRDDDGTQTADALLTGSSSIHHALRCALAIAEQREEAQPDWELAAGALRHAIRHHPERFLDKNRYSMDWYYPVLGGALTGAEAKARIEEDWDRFVVPGLGVRCVVPNPWVTGGESAELALALWAMGESDRALEILQSIQHLRDEDSGLYWTGYVFDDDAIWPRELTTWTAGSLLLAVAALGGHEATCQVFGGAELPVGLESECCA, from the coding sequence GTGACCACTCCCCGGACGGAACATCTGGTCCTGCCCGGGGTGCTCACCGCCGGGCAGGCCGCCGCGACCGTCGCCGGCATCCTCGCCGTGCAGCGCGAGGACGGCGCGATCCCCTGGTTCCGGGGCCACCACCTCGACCCGTGGGACCACGTCGAGGCGGCCATGGCCCTCGACACGGCCGGTGAGCACCAGGCCGCCGAACGCGCCTACCTGTGGCTGGCCCGGCACCAGAACGAGGACGGCTCCTGGTACGCCGCCTACACCGACGGCGACCCCGACGCGGTCACCGACCGGGGCCGGGAGACCAACTTCGTCGCCTACATAGCCGTCGGCGTCTGGCACCACTACCTCTCCACCGGCGACGACGCGTTCCTGGACCGGATGTGGCCGGCGGTGTACGCGGCCGTGGAGTTCGTGCTCGGCCTCCAGCAGCCCGGCGGGCAGATCGGCTGGCGGCGCGACGACGACGGTACGCAGACGGCGGACGCCCTGCTGACGGGCAGCTCCTCCATCCACCACGCGCTGCGCTGCGCTCTCGCCATCGCCGAGCAGCGCGAAGAGGCCCAGCCGGACTGGGAGTTGGCGGCGGGTGCGCTGCGGCACGCCATACGCCACCACCCCGAGCGGTTCCTCGACAAGAACCGGTACTCGATGGACTGGTACTACCCGGTGCTGGGCGGTGCCCTGACGGGTGCCGAGGCCAAGGCCAGGATCGAGGAGGACTGGGACCGGTTCGTCGTCCCCGGGCTGGGCGTGCGGTGCGTCGTGCCCAACCCGTGGGTGACGGGCGGCGAGTCCGCCGAACTCGCGCTCGCGCTCTGGGCGATGGGGGAGTCGGACCGGGCGCTGGAGATCCTGCAGTCGATCCAGCATCTGCGGGACGAGGACAGCGGGCTGTACTGGACCGGGTACGTGTTCGACGACGACGCGATCTGGCCGCGGGAGCTGACCACGTGGACCGCGGGGTCGTTGTTGCTGGCGGTGGCCGCGCTGGGGGGACACGAGGCCACGTGCCAGGTGTTCGGTGGTGCGGAGTTGCCTGTGGGGCTCGAGTCGGAGTGCTGCGCCTGA
- a CDS encoding class I SAM-dependent methyltransferase, whose amino-acid sequence MLTVDFSRFPLAPGDRVLDLGCGAGRHAFECYRRGAQVVALDQNADEIREVATWFAAMKEAGEAPEGATATAMEGDALALPFPDESFDVVIISEVMEHIPDDKGVLAEMVRVLKPGGRIAVTVPRYGPEKVCWALSDAYHEVEGGHIRIYKADELVEKIREAGLEPYGTHHAHALHSPYWWLKCAFGVDNDKALPVRAYHKLLVWDIMKKPLATRVAEQALNPLIGKSFVAYATKPHLPRLAGTGADAT is encoded by the coding sequence GTGCTGACCGTCGACTTCTCCCGGTTCCCGCTCGCCCCGGGCGATCGCGTCCTGGACCTCGGCTGCGGTGCCGGCCGGCACGCCTTCGAGTGCTACCGGCGTGGCGCGCAGGTGGTGGCGCTGGACCAGAACGCCGACGAAATCCGCGAGGTCGCCACGTGGTTCGCGGCGATGAAGGAGGCCGGTGAGGCCCCCGAGGGTGCCACCGCCACGGCCATGGAGGGCGACGCCCTCGCGCTGCCCTTTCCCGACGAGTCCTTCGACGTCGTGATCATCTCCGAGGTGATGGAGCACATCCCGGACGACAAGGGCGTCCTCGCGGAGATGGTGCGGGTGCTGAAGCCCGGCGGACGCATCGCCGTCACCGTCCCGCGCTACGGGCCCGAGAAGGTCTGCTGGGCCCTCTCCGACGCCTACCACGAGGTCGAGGGCGGCCACATCCGCATCTACAAGGCCGACGAGCTGGTGGAGAAGATCCGCGAGGCCGGCCTGGAGCCCTACGGCACGCACCACGCCCACGCCCTGCACTCGCCCTACTGGTGGCTCAAGTGCGCGTTCGGCGTCGACAACGACAAGGCGCTGCCGGTGCGGGCGTACCACAAGCTGCTCGTCTGGGACATCATGAAGAAGCCGCTGGCCACCCGGGTCGCCGAGCAGGCGCTGAACCCGCTGATCGGCAAGAGCTTCGTGGCGTACGCGACCAAGCCGCACCTGCCGCGTCTGGCCGGCACCGGGGCGGACGCCACGTGA